The Alnus glutinosa chromosome 3, dhAlnGlut1.1, whole genome shotgun sequence nucleotide sequence GGCATGGACCTGGAGGGCCAATTCGAAGAGAAACAGCACGATTGCTAGGAGGGAGAATTGTTGGAGAGGTGACCGCACCTAATAATAAAGATACAAAATGCTTCCTGAAGTGAGGCAATTGAAACCCCAAGATATTCTTGAGTTTAAAAGAGAATACATGCtcaccaaattgaattttctcCCCCGCAAGGAGGGAATTGATTGGGCTTGCGCCAGAAGAAAATGACTTGTCCTTGGTCAAAATGGATGATGATGGCATGGTGGGCTTGCTAACTGAATTATTTTGATCTCCAACAGAAGAATGAGAATCAAATTGTTCAGGCTTCATGGCCTCATCAAGTTGGGTTTGTGTTAGGGCCATAACCTGCCAGACAAGTCAGTTTCAGGTTCTCGGCAGATATAACGACCAAATCATTACAAAATATGATAAGAGGTAGAGTAGAATCAGCTGAAAATAGATCAGTGCCTTTTGCTTGACATCACGTTAAGGATCAATAATTTATGCATTGCCAAGTTCAAAGTAGCTACATCATCGATCTTGATTTTTACCTGATcactccccaaaaaaaaatcatgaaataatGGAACTGTGCTATATATTAACTTATGCTGGCTCATCAGGAAAGAGAAAGACTTTGTTTGACTCTCACTATCACTACACAGTAGTCGATCTCCAAcatttcaaggaaaaaaatttcactaacaCATCCATTACACACGTACACAAAACTCATGCAGCACACATTACATACAGAATACATGCAAAGCGTTACATTACGTGTCCCTAATAGTTCTAAATGCTCAACCACACAAGGGCCAAATATAAGAAGACGAGTCCATATTATGAACCAAACTCATGCAGCACACTCATTAAAGTCGGTAAACTAAGGtactaaataaaacaaattaagccCACACTAaggcaacaattttttttttccagggTCTAAAGGTGGCTTTAATTTGATCAATTAAAAGACTATATTAAGGaggggggaaaaaagaaaaaacataaaaaaagcaTGAGCGTATAatcactcacacacacaaacaaaagCTAAAATCACCAAGTCTGTTCCCTAAACTCAAATTTGATTGAGCAACAGAGATAGCAAAAAAATAGCATTGACTGGGAACATTGAAAAGTCAGTAACAAAGTCTTGCATACCTGTTGATTAATTTGTGAATCACCCCAAGACCCCAAAGATGATGTTTGAACATTATCAACGACCTTATTTTTGCTCTCGAATATCACTCCTAGTCCAATGCTCTTTCCACCACCTGTTACTACAGGAATGGAGCTTGTCTGGAGGGACCTGTAACAGTAAATATGAGATTTCCATGTCTAATTCATATCCTTTTGGCAATTTAAAATTTCTTCAGGGGAGTAGATACCTGATTCCCTGGGATCTCGTATCAGCTTGGGAATCAGTTTTCACAGGAGGAGTACCAATTGGAGCCAACGGTTGTGAGACTATGGCAGCATTAAATCCAGCTGATACTTCAATGTTTGCCAAGCGACGTCCCTCAGAGGAAATGAGGTCATGCCGAAGGCTCTTTGACGCTTCTACACTCGGTGATGCAGGAACTTTACTAAACTTGGCTGGGATGATAGTGTTCTGTGAAGTAGAACGAGGTTTCCGTGGCATCTGGCATAAACAACGCATTAAAGTAAACATGATATTCATGCAATGCAAAGAGCACAACAGATTGAAAATGAGAATGAATTTAAACCTTTGAGACCCGAGACTTTGCcttgctttctttttctctttgttcaCGACGATCATTCAGCATTTGCCTCTTTGACCTCACCTCAATAAAGTCATCTTCATCGCTAGGAGCTTCGATGCCAGGTTGCTCGAAAACACGCACAATGCCACTTTGCAAAGAAGCATCAACATCCTCTTCGGAACAAATATTCCTTTTAAGGTTTCCCTCTCCAGGAGGTGGGATGTTCTGACTCTTTGTCAAGGCTTCCTTTCCAGATCCCTTTTCAGCCCTGCTTCCAGAATCCATCTCCCGTGAAGTAGATGGACTTGAGCTCAAGCATTCTGAGTCTAATGTCTGTTGCAATTGCTTATTTGACGCAACCACCTTTCGAGGCACACTTCTTGTTGAAATTTCTGTACCCCTTCCATTGGCGTGTGGCTTATCATCCATCCCAAGGTGGATAGATGAGACCAAACCAGTAGATTGCCTCTTATCAGCACTTTCCCGAACTCGAAACTCAGTGCGCTGAATATTACGCCGAGGCCTCCTCTGGAATCCACTAGAGTCTGTGCGAGAAGTATCAGCAGCTTGATATGAAGATTTTGAGCCAGGATTTTTAGCCGTGAAGACATATTTTTTCCCTCTGCCACCAGTTATTGGTCGTTGAGCCTTTGACCCACTTAAATCCTTTTCTTTTGAAACCAACTGAGATGCTGCTGCTTCATTTTGACGCTGCCTTTCCGATTCTCTTGTATTGGCCAAGGAATTGTAGTTCTTCACAACTGCATTATGGTGCTCCGGATCTTCATCCTGATAACGCGATTCAGACCTAGCACAGTTATCACCAAAATGGGAAATCTTTGCATGACCCTGCTGCATCTTAACAGTATTTCCAGCATTTTTTCTTGCAGGCAATGAATTTGCCTCTTTTGAAATGTTCCCTTGAGATAGGCCCAAAGGCGTTGAAACAACGTCTGGCTGGTTATCAATTGCAAGAGACATAGCATTGTTCTTCATTAGATTATGAGCAGAAGTGTCTTGACCTGTTTGAATTGGCAGGGGACCTCCTGTGTTctgatttaaagaaaaactggCTGGAACATTGGGCTGAACAAATGACATGGATTGAGGAGCCAATGGCAGTACTCCCTGAGAAATAGGAGATGTATACCTTAGCTGGCCAAACTGGAAGAGGGGAGGCTGTGATGGGTGCATGTGGGTAAGGGATGGGCCAACCTGCGGATGCAGATGAAGAGGCATCTGAATAGAGCCAATCTGTATGGCTGGAACTGGAGATGGTATTAGAGAAGGACCAGAAAACAGCCCAAACTGAAGTTTAACAGGCACCTCAGCTTGACTCGGTACAGCAGGTACAGTAGACATGACAGCTGGACCAGATGAAGAATGTGAGGCCAAGTTGAATGAAGATGGAACAGGATGCTGAGCAGACATACCAGAGCTACTAGAAGCCTCCACATGATCTAAAATCTCAGATGTTGCTGACGTATGAGGAGCATTATTGGGCTGAATAACCAAATCCTGCATTGCCTTCTCAGTTTCCTGAAACATTCTGGAAGAACCATCACCGCTCACCTGAGAAGTGACATCGACAGGTTGAAGGGTTTGTCCCTCACCACACATTCCATCAAAAGATCCACGCTCTTCTACAGTGCGGGTAGATCCTTGTGGTATCACAAAAGTACTTTCTTCATTCCTTGAACTTCTTTCAAAGTCGTCATTAGGCATCCCAACTGCAACACCCTCATTGAAGCCTAAAACCAAATTGTCCATCATGTGGGGTGACCCTTTCTCATCTAAATGCATATCTTCAAACTCCTGGTCTCCTTCATgcacttcatcttcttcctggTATCCATCTTCATCCTCGTCATACTCTTCTTGCTCCTGCAATTGCTCATCATTCTCTAATGGCCATTCTTCATCATCACCTGTAGAGACAACACTTGAGGTAGTCATCATATTCTCTTTCTCAGCTTGGGTGGGTAAGCCAACAGGTTCATTTTCAGGTTCTGACAGGGCAGCATCTTTAGATCCTCCGGCAGCTGATACTACTGCAGAATCTCCAGATTCATCCAGATCATCATGAGAAAGATGAGTTGGAGAACTAGGAGGGCTTGAAACAGAGAGTGAAGACTGCGAGTCACACCTTCGGGTGgcgttgttatcaagctttggTTCCTCATTCTCGATATTCTGTCGCTGGATACCAATTATTTCACATTGTCCAATATTCTCTTCATGACTATCACCATACCCAGTCTGCATGTTAGGCTCACTTCGTGCTGCACGATTGTACTGCATTTCATTTTCCAGAAAAGTAGAAGGACCAGGGCATTCATTCTCAACCCTGTAGCTCGTCTTGTGAATGGAAGTTAATGATGGAGGGGGAAGAACACGAGGCTGCCTCATGGAATACCGTGACCTCCCAAGGGAAAAAGGCCCATCTGACTCTGCATTTGGATAAGATCGTTCAGAATCTTGAGGATAAAGACTACCACGAGGACGACCTTGCCCCCATCCAGAATCAccaaatttttcaacaaaattctCATGATACTCAGAGTCAATCTCCGTGTTTCTGCCATAATGATCTCCATCCCCAGAAAGGTTCCACCTCTGCCCTCTTGGATGAGTGAAATCATCCATGTGAGGGTCTGGAATCCCACCTCTATGATAAGTCCTAGAAGACGTAAATCCAGCTCCTCCATATAAGTCTTTTCTAGAAAAAGATCTCCGACCCACAGATACCTCTCTCCTGGGACTATGGTGACCATTCTCCTGGTCTTGGATAAGGAAGTTTGAGCTGCTCCCATTCTCATACACATCTCTTCTCCATGAAGTAACAGGTTTTCCTCTGTCCATAAAGGCGGAAGAACCATCACTCGAAAGCTGAGGCCTAGAACCAATTTCAAAGGGCCTATTAAGACTGGATGAATCAGAAGATGCTGAAGTTGTGATCCTCTCCACCATTCTTTCACCATCTTCCCAATCACCAATGTCTGCTAGCCTGGAGGCATCTCTTTCTTCTACCATCCCAGACATTTTCTCATCTAAGGAAGCCAGAGAATTACTACCTGGCCTTGCTCCTTCAGCCTGCCTCTTGGCAATCCTTTGCTCCAATTCTAAAAGCTTTTGCTTAGCAGCCTGTTTCCTTCTCTCTTCCTCCATAACCATCCTTCGTTTCTCCTCTTCTCTAGTTATCCTCTGTTCTTCAGCTCTTCGCATGGCTTCCAGCTGTTCTTGTTCTGCTCTCCATGCTGCCTCCCTGGCTTCCTCTTCCAATCTTCTCTGCCTTTCTTCCTGTTCCCTTGCCAACTGTgctctctcctcttcttctcttcGAGCCAGCTCCAAAGCTCTTTCTTGCTCTTCAATGATCCGCTGCCTCTCCTCTTCTTGCATCTTTTGAACTCTCTCAAGTTCAGCCTCGAAAGATTCCCTTACAGGATCATGAAAATCAGTCTGTTTAGGCACATCTTTCTTCCTTTTAACCACACCAACAAGACCGCCAGAAAAGGGATCCCGTCCATCAAAACCAGTAGCTCCAAAGTCTTTCATGAAAGGGTCCTCCAAATAAGGTTTCTCGCTCTTTGCAAGTGAATGCTTTTCCCTACCAAAATTGAGTAGCGGATCATTAACAGAAAGCCCTTTACCACCCAACGAATATGAGGATTTCGATGCTGAGTTATTTTGGAAAGCATCACCTCTGTATTTGTTGTAATGTTCATTGTGGTACCGTTCTCGTGTAGTCCTTTCAGCCCCTCGGCTGCTATACAGATCTGTACTGTTGTTCCATGGCTGTCTCCCTCCCTGTCCATACCCGATATCTGTTCTTCCAATATCATTATTAGCACTAGCACTGAATGGTGATGGAGTGTACTTATTCTCCTTAACTGTTTCTCTATTCAGGGTAGACGGCCTCACACTGATACCATTTctatcattttcaaattttggaaCACTAGATCCATCTTTGGGAAGAGAGGCAGCTCTCCATGAGTTTCCTTCCCGCCCATCTTTACTAGGCATTCTGACATCTCTGCCGAAAGGGTCTGCTTTAGGGACTTCACTGGAAGAAACCTTTCCAGCTTCATTGTCACGCTGACCCCACCTGTCAAAATGATTATGGATCGGCTTTTGTGCTAAAACACTAACCCTGGGCAAATCAAAATCTCTTTCCCAATAAGCTTCGCTCCTAGGAAACCCATGATCTCTGCCCCGGTCTGTCAAACCAAAACTCGTGTCACGCTCATCATCAGCCCAATCTGATCTGGGATTCAACCGAACAAGCGGCAGTGGACCTGGAAAATACTCTTCCTTCCTCCGAGCTCGCTCTGACACCCATGAACCACCAGAACTGTTACTTTCAGCACCATTCTCAATCAAACCATTACCAACACCATGATGAGATGACTGCACTTGAGGGCGCGTATCAACAAGTGAGCCCAAACGGGAACCATCCCTCTGATCATTGGATGACTCATCACCAACTACTTGCTTCTGTTTCTGATTCAAACCATCCTTCTGCTTCTGTGTAGGCCCTGATGTGGAAGGCAAAGCAGCCTGCAAAGAAGGAAAATCCTCACCCCTCAAAACCGTGGCTTTCTCCGCCACAACCGGAGGTTGAGGCTGACCTGAAGAAGAACCTGGGGGTCCCACCATGCCCGACCGAGCCGAAGGGGGCAAATACACACTGCTCCCCCTAATCACCCCATCAACATTATGCAAACCCTGGTCGATTCCATCAGTCCCATGATCATTACTAAacccttctttctctttctctttctctttctcttgtaAAGCAATCATGCCCGGCTTTGTCCACCCCATACCAGACGAAGTTGGCCTTGGCCCAGTTCCCGAAACCCCGCCGGCTGCCCCACCACCCGACCCCAATGAATCAAACCTCTCGTGCTCCTTTCGCAAGGAGGGCAAGTTCAGGGGGGGTGGAACAGAAAGCTTCGGCCCAGCCTTCTGGGAGCTTCGAGGCCTCGAGAGGACCACCATTCCTCCTCCACCACCATGGCCACTGGGACGGGTCCGATTCGACCCGTACGAGCTGGGATTAGACGAGTGGTGATGATGAGGAGGCTGCCCATAGGACTTGTTCAGATTCACTGACACAAACTTGGTCCCGACTCCGGGATTAGCCATGGCACGGTCCGACCCGAAACGTAACCGGTTTAACGGATTCGGATCTCTGCCCACGCATCAAAACCCTAGCCCTAGTTTTCCCCTCCACCACGAAAAGAATGATTCACTAATTGTTATTCCCTTCTCACAGATCTTACGCTAGAAATCGATGATCCAGTACAATCAAACCCTAGAGACTCTCTCCCAGACCCTGATCAAagcaacaaccaaaaaaaaaaaacacaaaatcaaaagcTATGATCGATTTCTCAGAGGTTGAttaatttaagtaaataaaatagtgaTCAGAGAAATATGAACTGAGTATGTATCTTGGTCTGGTTAGGGTTTCGATGTGGTGGTAATGAGAGAGCAAAGAGATTAAAACAAAATGGGAGGGGAGCGTAGGATAAGGAGCTCACCTCCGGGGGCGTATGTTAGCGAACGGCCGGGGTTAACGTTGGCCGCGGAGGATCGAGCACGAGAGAGCGTCAGATAGAAGCCCTACTGTAACcggagagagagcgagagagaacgAGCAATGAGCCCAAGTGTGCGAGAAGAAAGTCTTTAGAACTGTTTTCGTGTCTTGATGTCTTCGACTCTTCGTGTTTGCTCCCCTGTATTTTCGTGTATTTTGTTTGTTACCCATAATAACGAATAATTAGTaaatacatctttttttttaaaaaaaaaggaactcaATGACCTTTACACGGTGTTATGCTTGCAAAAGGATCAGGCTTGCTTGACTTTATATCGGAAAAGAGATGCATTGCAGGTAGGAAACgatattaatttgaaatttctttttcttagtaGAATTGAACACATCACTAATGATATTATATCATAACTGCATTCTCTTCGTTCTTCTcatgtgaaaaagaaaagtaaaatctAATCATCCATACTCTAGCAAAAATAGCTATGTTTGATGTTAAGAACTTAATATAGTTGAAGAAAACTCAATCTTAAATCTTTGATATTGTTTTTAGGGAGTCTCTTCGGTcctaattttttaactttaaggTCTCATATTTATTAAacgatttcttttttatttatttatatatatatatatatatatatatatatatatatatatatatatatatatatgataattccAACTTTAGACTAACCCAACATAATGGATCACATGTTATTGATACgttagttaattttattaatagcTGTagtattaaaaacaaaatttcaaagcTTTTTAACTTCCTAGTACCTATTTAGTCGCATGTATATCAATTATATTGCATAAAAACTTTATGTTAtgcattcatttattttctttttaattcaaCTACATTTTAGCatgccaattttatttttctagccAATAACCCTAGCAGCACACCCCTGGTTAGTCTTGTCCCaatatgcaatttttttctaaaattaagtTCTAAACTAtttaacgaaattattttttagtgaaaaaaataaacaatttccTTAAAAATGTTTTTCGACTATGGCtcatatgaaataaaaaatgagcAACAACGGGAAATGGCCGGCTACTTGTGGTAGACTCCAGCAATTATCCGACGatttgagaaagaaaatctCAAACTGAAAAATGGTTTACGGTCTTAAAAACTTgaaactattttattaaaattaaataagcttttttagtcaaaccgaaaatgttCTCGATCTGGCTATTATTTTTCTATCGCACCAAACgccaaaaaatatgaaaaatatttttcataaatcattttacgctaAAACAAAcgaaaccttaaaccctaatcctttttggaaaataaaacaaaacctaGCTTTAAAAAATCCCTTATAGATGTGCGTCTATATAGTCCCCtcgttctctttcttttttacaacTTTCTCGAGAGCACGCAAAAACCCTAGCCCATAAGAAAAATAGGACACCCCTAGTTCTTAAGAGAAATCAATTTCTCTTTAATCTTTTCACATCACATGCCAAGAGGAGATCCAATAACAATTTTTCATCAAGTTTAATTTCCACAATCCCAGTGTAAGTTTTCTACTCTCTATAAATTCTATTCAAAGTTTCATTCAAGTTTGTGGAGTAGATATGGCTAGATAGTAGATGATACAAAGTGGGTGTTAAGAATTAAATAAAGATTGCAGATTCGTCATATTAAAGAGAGAGAGTCCAACTTTTATGCTCATGGGCTTGCAAAAGGGAAATAAAACAAgtcatgaattatatatatatgtatagaataAATTCCAAATTTTATCCGTGAAGTTGTAACCTTAGAGTAATAGGCTCTAATTTTTTAGAGCTCTCGCTCTAACTTTTTCAGTATCAATGAAGATTACTATATACATAAGCTCCAGGGACagaaaatccaatccaaaggtcttttaatcaatttaaaaatacaaataaacaatTACTATATGTTCTAGGTAATTATCAGGTCCATATTGTATTGATTTTTCAAGAGAATTTCACATGTAGCTACTGATTTGATTGAGTTACATgaattttcatgaaaaacattttataaatttataacaCATATTTTATCAATTTAGTTGAGGTTATGATCCCCAGTAGGCGTTTTAGCTAATTGGGCCTAAGCTAATTAAATGTTTTTGTAAGCCCGATTAAGTGTTAGGTTCAAATGGGCTAATTTTGGTGACTCCCTAAGTTATAAGGCAatgaataattttaagaaattctGAAATTTTTTAGAAGTTTATTAAATGAAGATAGACTAATAAGTATTTAtctaaatgaaaatattttaagagtaTAGAAATTTCgaaatgaaattattttgacaagataatatttatttaaattaaatgaattacTTTTGGatttaattcc carries:
- the LOC133862657 gene encoding uncharacterized protein LOC133862657, producing the protein MANPGVGTKFVSVNLNKSYGQPPHHHHSSNPSSYGSNRTRPSGHGGGGGMVVLSRPRSSQKAGPKLSVPPPLNLPSLRKEHERFDSLGSGGGAAGGVSGTGPRPTSSGMGWTKPGMIALQEKEKEKEKEGFSNDHGTDGIDQGLHNVDGVIRGSSVYLPPSARSGMVGPPGSSSGQPQPPVVAEKATVLRGEDFPSLQAALPSTSGPTQKQKDGLNQKQKQVVGDESSNDQRDGSRLGSLVDTRPQVQSSHHGVGNGLIENGAESNSSGGSWVSERARRKEEYFPGPLPLVRLNPRSDWADDERDTSFGLTDRGRDHGFPRSEAYWERDFDLPRVSVLAQKPIHNHFDRWGQRDNEAGKVSSSEVPKADPFGRDVRMPSKDGREGNSWRAASLPKDGSSVPKFENDRNGISVRPSTLNRETVKENKYTPSPFSASANNDIGRTDIGYGQGGRQPWNNSTDLYSSRGAERTTRERYHNEHYNKYRGDAFQNNSASKSSYSLGGKGLSVNDPLLNFGREKHSLAKSEKPYLEDPFMKDFGATGFDGRDPFSGGLVGVVKRKKDVPKQTDFHDPVRESFEAELERVQKMQEEERQRIIEEQERALELARREEEERAQLAREQEERQRRLEEEAREAAWRAEQEQLEAMRRAEEQRITREEEKRRMVMEEERRKQAAKQKLLELEQRIAKRQAEGARPGSNSLASLDEKMSGMVEERDASRLADIGDWEDGERMVERITTSASSDSSSLNRPFEIGSRPQLSSDGSSAFMDRGKPVTSWRRDVYENGSSSNFLIQDQENGHHSPRREVSVGRRSFSRKDLYGGAGFTSSRTYHRGGIPDPHMDDFTHPRGQRWNLSGDGDHYGRNTEIDSEYHENFVEKFGDSGWGQGRPRGSLYPQDSERSYPNAESDGPFSLGRSRYSMRQPRVLPPPSLTSIHKTSYRVENECPGPSTFLENEMQYNRAARSEPNMQTGYGDSHEENIGQCEIIGIQRQNIENEEPKLDNNATRRCDSQSSLSVSSPPSSPTHLSHDDLDESGDSAVVSAAGGSKDAALSEPENEPVGLPTQAEKENMMTTSSVVSTGDDEEWPLENDEQLQEQEEYDEDEDGYQEEDEVHEGDQEFEDMHLDEKGSPHMMDNLVLGFNEGVAVGMPNDDFERSSRNEESTFVIPQGSTRTVEERGSFDGMCGEGQTLQPVDVTSQVSGDGSSRMFQETEKAMQDLVIQPNNAPHTSATSEILDHVEASSSSGMSAQHPVPSSFNLASHSSSGPAVMSTVPAVPSQAEVPVKLQFGLFSGPSLIPSPVPAIQIGSIQMPLHLHPQVGPSLTHMHPSQPPLFQFGQLRYTSPISQGVLPLAPQSMSFVQPNVPASFSLNQNTGGPLPIQTGQDTSAHNLMKNNAMSLAIDNQPDVVSTPLGLSQGNISKEANSLPARKNAGNTVKMQQGHAKISHFGDNCARSESRYQDEDPEHHNAVVKNYNSLANTRESERQRQNEAAASQLVSKEKDLSGSKAQRPITGGRGKKYVFTAKNPGSKSSYQAADTSRTDSSGFQRRPRRNIQRTEFRVRESADKRQSTGLVSSIHLGMDDKPHANGRGTEISTRSVPRKVVASNKQLQQTLDSECLSSSPSTSREMDSGSRAEKGSGKEALTKSQNIPPPGEGNLKRNICSEEDVDASLQSGIVRVFEQPGIEAPSDEDDFIEVRSKRQMLNDRREQREKESKAKSRVSKMPRKPRSTSQNTIIPAKFSKVPASPSVEASKSLRHDLISSEGRRLANIEVSAGFNAAIVSQPLAPIGTPPVKTDSQADTRSQGIRSLQTSSIPVVTGGGKSIGLGVIFESKNKVVDNVQTSSLGSWGDSQINQQVMALTQTQLDEAMKPEQFDSHSSVGDQNNSVSKPTMPSSSILTKDKSFSSGASPINSLLAGEKIQFGAVTSPTILPPSNRAVSLRIGPPGPCRSDIQMSHNLPGAENDCSLFFEKEKRAPESCDHLEDCEAEAEAEAAASAVAVAAISNDEIVGNGLGTCSVSLADTKSFGPDIDGITAGGDQQLANQSRAEESLSVALPADLSVETPPISLWPPLPSPQNSSSQMLSHFPGGPPSHFPFYEMNHVLGGPIFAFGPHDESSSTPQSQSQKSGPSASGPLGAWQQCHSGVDSFYGPPAGFTGPFISPPGGIPGVQGPPHMVVYNHFAPVGQFGQVGLSFMGATYIPSGKQPDWKHNPASSSMTVGEGDINNLNMVSAQRNPTNMPAPLQHLAPGSPLLPMPSPLAMFDVSPFQSSPDLSVQARWQRVPASPLQSVPLSIPLQKPAEGVHTSPFSHGPPVNQSLTANRFVDSRSSTPSDGNRNFPMATDGTVTQLPDELGLVDPSSSTSTGAPAQAVVTNSSSVNTITDAGKTDIQTGGSRNSSGQNTSSTFKPQSSQHKNMSAQQYSHSSGYNYQRGGGVSQKNSSGAEWSHRRMGFQGRNQPLGAEKSFPSSKMKQIYVAKQTTSGTSTAS